A genomic region of Staphylococcus roterodami contains the following coding sequences:
- a CDS encoding DUF443 domain-containing protein: MLCESRFINKNPKYRIIKYNEEYFMVDLVSTWIAYFLPMINWFIPKKYAKISREEFESLNIVKPAKNNTFWPVAGFAVLLTTLTRKYIYLLNIHLEKELVILTCCMILLGVFALFIYINTKLKLHFFDKNKSNDEKIILIPTFKNICLSLFAYIFFGGLSTMALSMLVTTSPQNIIEFLALIGMTVCFFLLNMSSVLDKKIHVILKTNK; encoded by the coding sequence TTGCTTTGTGAATCTCGATTCATTAATAAAAACCCAAAATACAGAATCATTAAATATAATGAGGAGTATTTCATGGTTGATTTAGTAAGTACTTGGATTGCTTATTTTTTGCCCATGATTAATTGGTTTATTCCCAAAAAGTACGCGAAAATTAGTAGAGAAGAATTTGAAAGTTTAAATATTGTGAAACCCGCTAAAAATAATACTTTCTGGCCTGTTGCAGGATTTGCAGTGTTATTAACAACCTTAACAAGAAAATATATTTATTTGCTTAATATCCATTTAGAAAAAGAATTAGTTATATTAACATGCTGTATGATACTTCTAGGTGTTTTCGCATTGTTTATATATATAAATACAAAATTAAAGTTACATTTTTTTGATAAAAATAAAAGTAATGACGAAAAGATCATATTAATACCTACATTTAAAAATATTTGTTTATCCTTATTTGCTTATATATTTTTTGGTGGATTGTCAACAATGGCTCTGAGTATGTTAGTAACTACATCCCCTCAAAATATAATAGAATTTCTTGCTTTAATTGGCATGACTGTATGCTTCTTTCTACTGAATATGTCATCGGTTCTAGATAAAAAAATTCATGTTATTTTAAAAACAAATAAGTAG
- a CDS encoding DUF443 domain-containing protein, which translates to MLCESKQIYKNPKYRVIRYNNEYFMVDLVSTWITYFFPMINWFLPKKYAKISENEFERLNIIEPIKNNVFWPVAGSSVLFGIILRKYGNFFNVQFEKQLAITVFFIMLIGMLIFYFYLNKKLTLKIFNTNVVNKNRVVLIPTFKQGLLIVFAYFFLGSASIFTLTILLMTESQNIIIFLTWVIITMFFFLVNMATIGNKNVHVILRINE; encoded by the coding sequence GTGCTTTGTGAATCTAAACAAATTTATAAAAATCCTAAATATCGAGTTATTAGATATAATAATGAATATTTCATGGTCGATTTAGTAAGTACTTGGATTACTTATTTTTTCCCTATGATTAATTGGTTTTTGCCCAAAAAATACGCAAAAATTAGCGAAAATGAATTTGAAAGGTTAAATATTATCGAACCTATTAAAAACAATGTTTTTTGGCCGGTTGCAGGAAGTTCAGTTCTATTCGGAATTATATTGAGAAAGTACGGTAACTTCTTTAATGTTCAGTTTGAAAAACAACTAGCAATCACTGTATTTTTTATCATGTTAATAGGGATGTTAATTTTTTATTTCTATCTAAATAAAAAATTAACATTAAAAATTTTTAATACCAACGTGGTTAATAAGAATAGAGTTGTATTAATACCGACTTTCAAACAAGGGTTGTTAATAGTTTTTGCGTACTTTTTTTTAGGAAGTGCTTCAATATTTACTTTAACCATTCTTTTGATGACAGAGTCACAAAATATAATAATATTTTTAACTTGGGTTATTATCACGATGTTTTTCTTTTTAGTGAATATGGCTACGATAGGTAATAAAAATGTTCATGTTATTTTAAGAATAAACGAGTAG
- a CDS encoding DUF443 domain-containing protein, with amino-acid sequence MLLCDVRVIYKNPKYKVIQHNGEYLLVDLVSTWLVYFLPFINWFIPKKYAIISEEEFENLNVVKPNKNNVFWSVIGSSVLFGVTLRKYIHVFDVQLDKLVVMILCALALICVIVFYFNLNRKLKLKVFDTNIEKNKRVILIPTFKLGCFLVFGYIFAGSFSIFSLIALMTIEPQNIIIFIYWIMMTMLFFLLNMTSIGNEKVRVIMKNN; translated from the coding sequence ATGTTGCTTTGCGATGTTAGAGTCATTTATAAAAATCCGAAATACAAAGTCATTCAACATAACGGTGAATATTTATTAGTCGATTTAGTAAGCACATGGCTTGTATATTTTCTTCCTTTCATTAATTGGTTCATTCCAAAAAAGTACGCGATAATTAGCGAAGAAGAATTTGAAAATTTAAATGTTGTTAAACCAAATAAAAATAATGTTTTCTGGTCAGTTATAGGAAGTTCGGTTTTGTTTGGAGTTACTTTAAGGAAATACATACATGTTTTTGATGTTCAATTAGATAAGCTAGTTGTAATGATATTGTGCGCTCTCGCTTTAATTTGTGTTATAGTTTTTTATTTTAACTTAAATAGAAAGCTTAAGTTAAAAGTGTTTGATACAAATATTGAAAAAAATAAGAGAGTTATATTAATACCAACGTTTAAACTTGGCTGTTTTTTAGTTTTCGGATATATTTTCGCTGGAAGTTTTTCAATATTTTCACTAATTGCCCTTATGACAATCGAACCTCAAAATATAATAATATTTATTTATTGGATTATGATGACAATGCTTTTCTTTTTGTTAAATATGACTTCGATAGGTAATGAAAAAGTTCGCGTTATAATGAAAAATAATTGA
- a CDS encoding DUF443 domain-containing protein, whose translation MLCETENINKNPKYRIIKYKDEYLMIDLVSTWLALFFPMINWLILKKYVKISEKDFETLNIVKTTKINSFWPVAGSTVLFGVILRRYSHLFIVKYEYSIVILICCIIILGIFLFFLYVNQKLKLQIYNENKNKSNKIIIFPTLKSLCLSIVLYIYLGGDSFFTIYMLLTIEVQNIILFITLFVIFLFFLFLNMCSLYDNKVHVLFKSNGIEKF comes from the coding sequence TTGCTTTGTGAAACTGAAAATATTAATAAAAATCCCAAATATAGAATTATCAAATACAAAGATGAATATTTGATGATTGATTTAGTAAGCACATGGTTAGCACTCTTTTTCCCAATGATTAATTGGTTGATTCTAAAAAAGTACGTCAAAATCAGCGAAAAAGATTTTGAAACTTTAAACATTGTGAAGACAACTAAAATCAATTCTTTTTGGCCAGTGGCAGGAAGTACGGTCTTATTTGGTGTTATATTAAGAAGGTATTCCCATTTATTTATCGTTAAATATGAATATAGTATAGTAATTTTAATTTGTTGCATCATAATACTAGGTATTTTTCTGTTTTTTCTATATGTAAATCAAAAGTTAAAGTTACAAATCTATAATGAAAACAAAAATAAAAGCAATAAGATAATCATATTTCCCACTTTAAAGAGTCTTTGTTTATCAATAGTTTTATATATTTATTTAGGTGGTGATTCATTCTTTACTATTTATATGTTATTGACGATTGAAGTTCAAAATATAATATTATTTATAACTTTGTTTGTAATATTTTTGTTTTTCTTATTTTTAAATATGTGCTCACTATATGACAATAAAGTTCATGTATTATTTAAATCAAATGGAATTGAAAAGTTTTAA
- a CDS encoding DUF443 domain-containing protein, translating into MLCESKVINKNPKYRVIKYGDEYLMIDLVSTWLTLFLPMINWLIPKNYVKISKNEFDDLNIVKPVKNKAFWPVAGSTILFGVTFRKYIPSLNIQLEKNMVIVICCAIFLGVLILFLFLNRKLRLEIYNNNSSKGKIILFPSLKNFCFTIFYYFLFGGLSIMALSMLLTLNPQNIIGFIGWLVMTAGFFLLNMSSIIDKKIYVLSKTNTVEK; encoded by the coding sequence TTGCTATGTGAATCTAAAGTTATCAACAAAAATCCTAAGTATAGAGTTATTAAATATGGTGATGAATATTTAATGATTGATTTAGTAAGTACCTGGTTAACTTTATTTCTTCCTATGATTAATTGGTTAATTCCAAAAAATTATGTCAAAATCAGTAAAAATGAATTTGACGATTTAAACATTGTCAAACCTGTTAAAAATAAAGCTTTTTGGCCAGTTGCAGGTAGTACTATTTTGTTCGGAGTTACGTTTAGAAAATATATTCCTTCACTTAATATTCAATTAGAGAAAAACATGGTGATTGTAATATGTTGTGCAATATTTCTGGGTGTTTTAATACTTTTTTTATTTCTGAATCGTAAGCTAAGATTGGAAATTTATAATAATAACTCTAGTAAAGGGAAAATAATTTTATTTCCTTCATTAAAAAACTTTTGCTTCACAATATTTTATTATTTTTTATTTGGCGGTCTTTCAATAATGGCTCTAAGTATGTTATTAACTTTAAATCCTCAAAATATAATAGGCTTTATTGGTTGGTTGGTAATGACTGCAGGTTTCTTTCTGTTAAACATGTCATCGATTATTGACAAAAAAATTTATGTATTATCTAAAACTAACACGGTGGAAAAATGA
- a CDS encoding DUF443 domain-containing protein has product MLLCESKIINKNPKYRIIKYNDEYLMVDIISTWISLFFPFINWFIPKRYVKISKKEFENLNIVKPAKKNVFWPVAGSSALLGIALRRYTHLLDIQLDKKLVIAICCITFIGILIFYVRLIKKSSLNIYNAKNKRSKIVLIPTLKNVCFTLFGYILFGGLTMLFLDALLSMSYQNIIVYFAWIAVIMGFFLVNIALIIDKNIHVILKNQ; this is encoded by the coding sequence ATGTTGCTATGCGAATCTAAAATCATCAATAAAAACCCAAAATATAGAATTATTAAATATAATGATGAGTATTTAATGGTCGATATAATAAGCACTTGGATTAGTTTGTTTTTTCCATTTATTAATTGGTTCATCCCAAAAAGATATGTCAAAATCAGTAAAAAAGAATTTGAAAACTTAAATATTGTTAAACCTGCTAAAAAGAATGTTTTTTGGCCAGTTGCAGGTAGCTCTGCTTTGCTGGGAATTGCATTAAGAAGGTATACACATTTACTTGATATTCAACTAGATAAGAAATTAGTTATTGCCATATGTTGCATCACATTTATAGGGATTTTAATATTTTATGTACGCCTAATTAAAAAATCATCTTTAAATATTTATAATGCTAAAAATAAAAGGTCAAAAATTGTCTTAATACCTACACTAAAAAATGTTTGTTTCACATTATTTGGATATATTTTATTTGGCGGATTGACTATGCTATTCCTAGATGCTCTATTATCAATGAGTTACCAAAATATAATAGTATATTTTGCTTGGATTGCAGTTATAATGGGTTTTTTTCTAGTGAATATAGCTTTAATTATAGATAAAAACATTCATGTCATACTTAAAAACCAATAG
- a CDS encoding aldo/keto reductase, whose product MKQFVNLGKSDVEVFPIALGTNAVGGHNLYPNLDEEQGKEVVRQAINHGINLLDTAYIYGPERSEELVGEVVKEYPREQIKIATKGSHEFDENQDVHQNNQPEYLKQQVENSLKRLQTDYIDLYYIHFPDDNTPKDQAVAALQELKEQGKIKAIGVSNFTLDQLKEANKDGYVDVVQLEYNLLHRENEEVLQYCVDHQITFIPYFPLASGILAGKYDENTKFSDHRATRRDFKPGVFEENVRRVKALEKIAAAHQTSIANIVLAFYLTRPAIDVIIPGAKRAEQVIENIKAADIVLSKDEIQYIDELFPIED is encoded by the coding sequence ATGAAGCAATTTGTAAACTTAGGTAAATCTGATGTTGAAGTGTTTCCAATCGCACTTGGGACGAACGCAGTAGGTGGGCATAATTTATATCCGAACTTAGATGAAGAACAAGGAAAAGAAGTTGTTCGTCAAGCAATTAATCATGGTATTAATTTATTAGATACGGCATATATTTATGGACCAGAACGTTCTGAAGAATTGGTTGGAGAAGTTGTTAAAGAATATCCTCGAGAACAAATTAAAATTGCTACGAAAGGGTCTCATGAATTTGATGAAAATCAAGATGTGCATCAGAACAATCAACCGGAATATTTAAAACAACAAGTTGAGAATAGTTTGAAACGTCTACAAACTGATTATATCGATTTATATTATATTCATTTTCCGGATGACAATACTCCGAAAGATCAAGCAGTTGCAGCATTACAAGAGCTTAAAGAACAAGGAAAGATTAAAGCCATTGGTGTATCAAATTTCACATTAGATCAACTTAAAGAAGCAAATAAAGATGGTTACGTTGATGTTGTACAGTTAGAATATAATTTATTGCATCGCGAAAATGAGGAAGTATTACAATATTGTGTTGATCATCAAATAACATTTATTCCATATTTCCCATTAGCATCTGGTATTTTAGCGGGGAAATATGATGAGAACACTAAATTTAGTGACCATCGTGCTACACGTCGTGATTTCAAACCAGGTGTATTTGAAGAAAATGTTCGTCGTGTAAAAGCTTTGGAAAAGATTGCTGCAGCACATCAAACTTCAATTGCGAACATTGTATTAGCGTTTTATTTAACGAGACCAGCTATCGATGTAATTATTCCTGGCGCAAAACGTGCCGAACAAGTAATTGAAAATATCAAAGCTGCAGATATTGTGTTATCTAAAGATGAAATTCAATATATCGATGAATTGTTTCCAATTGAAGACTAA
- a CDS encoding flavodoxin family protein, with protein sequence MITVLFGGSRPNGNTAQLTKFALQGLDYQWIDVTQHRFKPIRDVRHIEESITDYEDDYQEVLDKVLASDTIIFASPVYWYSISSPLKAFIEHWSETLQDKRYPNFKSQMAEKDFRVILVGGDCPKIKAKPAITQMKYSLDFLGATLNGYIIGTAEKPGDIMKDNYALARATEWNQLLQ encoded by the coding sequence ATGATTACTGTTTTGTTTGGTGGAAGTAGACCAAACGGTAATACTGCGCAATTAACAAAATTTGCTTTGCAGGGATTAGATTATCAATGGATTGACGTAACACAACATCGATTTAAACCAATTCGTGATGTCAGACATATTGAAGAAAGTATCACAGACTATGAAGACGACTACCAGGAAGTTTTAGATAAGGTATTGGCAAGTGATACAATTATTTTTGCATCACCAGTGTATTGGTATAGCATTTCATCGCCATTAAAAGCATTTATAGAACATTGGTCAGAAACACTACAAGATAAACGTTATCCTAATTTTAAGTCACAAATGGCCGAAAAGGATTTTAGAGTTATTTTAGTTGGTGGAGATTGCCCAAAAATAAAAGCGAAGCCAGCAATTACTCAAATGAAATATAGTTTAGACTTTTTAGGTGCCACTTTAAATGGTTATATTATTGGAACTGCTGAAAAGCCTGGTGACATCATGAAAGACAACTATGCCTTAGCACGTGCGACAGAATGGAATCAACTATTGCAATAA
- a CDS encoding GNAT family N-acetyltransferase, whose product MFKVRQATEKDVVQIRDVATKAWFNTYLNIYAATTVNHLLEASYNEHHLKKRLQEQLFLVVEEGNDIVGFANFIYGEELYLSAHYVKPESQHTGYGTALLNEGLSRFEDKFEGVYLEVDNKNEEAVAYYKEQGFKILRSYQPEMYGEKLDLALMYKVF is encoded by the coding sequence ATGTTCAAGGTAAGACAAGCAACCGAAAAAGATGTTGTTCAAATTAGAGATGTCGCAACTAAAGCTTGGTTTAATACATATTTAAATATTTATGCAGCGACAACAGTAAATCATCTATTAGAAGCTTCATATAATGAACATCATTTGAAAAAAAGACTGCAAGAACAATTATTCTTAGTCGTTGAAGAAGGTAATGACATCGTTGGCTTTGCTAACTTTATTTACGGTGAAGAATTATATTTATCAGCTCATTATGTTAAACCAGAATCGCAACATACAGGTTATGGTACAGCATTGTTAAATGAAGGATTATCACGTTTTGAAGATAAATTTGAAGGTGTTTACTTAGAAGTAGATAATAAAAATGAAGAAGCAGTAGCTTACTATAAAGAGCAAGGTTTTAAAATCTTACGCTCTTATCAGCCAGAAATGTATGGCGAAAAGTTAGACTTAGCACTTATGTACAAAGTATTTTAA
- a CDS encoding HD domain-containing protein has product MTNAYVDLKLVEEKVFKDPIHRYIHVEDQLIWDLIKTKEFQRLRRIKQLGTLYLSFHTAEHSRFGHSLGVYEIVRRLIDESFIGHEAWDNKDRPLALCAALLHDLGHGPFSHSFEKIFNTDHEAYTQAIITGDTEVNAVLRKVSPEFPREVAEVINKTHHNKLVISMISSQIDADRMDYLQRDAYFTGVSYGAFDMERILRLMRPSKDEVLIKESGMHAVENFIMSRYQMYWQIYFHPVSRGGEVLLNNCLKRAKQLYNEGYEFKFHPHDFIPFFEETVTIEQYVELDEAVVTYYLEKWTKEEDAILSDLASRFINRDLFKYIPFDGSIITISELQELFEAAGINPDYYFVSEAFSDLPYDYDRPGSNRKPIHLLRQDGSIREISNQSLVIHSITGINRQDYKLYYPKEMVAKIEDKTIREAIENLINELN; this is encoded by the coding sequence ATGACTAACGCATATGTAGATTTAAAATTAGTAGAAGAAAAAGTTTTTAAAGACCCGATACATCGATATATTCATGTTGAAGATCAATTGATATGGGATTTAATTAAAACTAAGGAATTTCAAAGATTACGTCGAATTAAACAACTAGGTACACTGTACTTATCTTTTCATACAGCAGAACATAGTCGTTTTGGACATTCTTTAGGTGTGTATGAAATTGTTAGACGATTAATTGACGAGTCATTTATTGGTCATGAAGCATGGGACAATAAAGATAGACCGTTGGCATTATGTGCTGCATTATTACATGATTTAGGACATGGTCCATTTTCGCATAGCTTTGAAAAAATATTTAATACAGATCATGAAGCTTATACACAAGCAATTATTACAGGTGATACTGAGGTGAATGCTGTATTACGTAAAGTATCGCCTGAGTTTCCAAGAGAAGTTGCGGAAGTAATTAATAAAACGCATCATAATAAATTGGTCATTTCGATGATTTCGTCACAAATTGATGCAGATAGAATGGATTATTTACAACGTGATGCGTATTTCACAGGTGTATCATATGGTGCTTTTGATATGGAACGTATTTTAAGATTAATGCGACCTTCAAAAGATGAAGTTCTCATTAAAGAAAGTGGTATGCATGCTGTTGAAAACTTTATTATGAGTCGTTATCAAATGTACTGGCAAATTTATTTCCATCCAGTTAGTCGTGGAGGAGAAGTGTTGCTTAACAATTGTTTGAAACGTGCAAAGCAACTATATAATGAAGGTTATGAATTTAAGTTTCATCCACATGATTTTATTCCATTTTTTGAAGAAACGGTCACGATTGAACAATATGTTGAACTTGATGAAGCGGTAGTTACGTATTATTTGGAAAAATGGACTAAAGAAGAAGATGCTATTTTAAGTGATTTAGCAAGTCGTTTTATTAATCGAGATTTATTTAAATATATTCCATTTGATGGTTCAATTATAACAATATCAGAGTTGCAGGAATTATTTGAAGCTGCTGGTATTAATCCAGATTATTATTTTGTGAGTGAAGCATTTTCTGACTTACCATATGACTATGATCGACCTGGGTCAAATCGCAAACCGATTCATTTATTGAGACAAGACGGTTCAATTAGAGAAATCAGTAATCAATCTCTAGTTATTCATAGCATTACAGGTATTAATCGCCAAGATTATAAATTGTATTATCCTAAAGAAATGGTTGCGAAGATTGAAGATAAGACGATTAGAGAAGCTATTGAAAATTTGATTAACGAGCTTAATTAA
- a CDS encoding YwhD family protein: protein MEVISLSEKKGFNFNIIKNDPLDGHKGTNIGSISLDNIAPVFIDVANKEAFIDIGGMHARAKVEKGVKWITDKAAVEGDEAKEYWLCWVTTERNEQGPYYAGLTACYLLVNKAIRRGYKSMPEHVNMMDKSMKHHIIIDQIGEENKAILKDFLMNHDKGMWQHSSEELHQAFN, encoded by the coding sequence ATGGAGGTTATATCATTGTCTGAGAAAAAAGGCTTTAATTTTAATATCATTAAGAATGACCCTTTAGACGGTCATAAAGGTACAAATATCGGTTCAATCAGCTTAGACAATATTGCGCCAGTTTTTATTGATGTTGCTAACAAAGAAGCATTTATTGATATTGGAGGCATGCATGCTCGCGCCAAAGTTGAAAAAGGCGTGAAATGGATTACTGATAAAGCTGCTGTTGAAGGTGATGAAGCTAAAGAATATTGGTTATGTTGGGTAACAACAGAACGTAATGAACAAGGACCGTATTATGCTGGTTTAACAGCGTGCTATTTATTAGTGAATAAAGCAATTCGTCGAGGTTATAAAAGTATGCCTGAACACGTTAATATGATGGATAAATCAATGAAACATCATATTATTATTGACCAAATTGGTGAAGAGAATAAGGCTATTTTAAAAGACTTTTTAATGAACCATGATAAAGGTATGTGGCAGCACTCTTCTGAAGAACTACATCAAGCATTTAATTAA
- the adhP gene encoding alcohol dehydrogenase AdhP, translated as MRAAVVTKDHKVSIEDKKLRALKPGEALVQTEYCGVCHTDLHVKNADFGDVTGITLGHEGIGKVIEVADDVESLKIGDRVSIAWMFESCGRCEYCTTGRETLCRSVKNAGYTVDGAMAEQVIVTADYAVKVPEKLDPAAASSITCAGVTTYKAVKVSNVKPGQWLGVFGIGGLGNLALQYAKNVMGAKIVAFDINDDKLAFAKELGADAIINSKNVDPVAEVMKLTDNKGLDATVVTSVAKTPFNQAVDVVKAGARVVAVGLPVDKMNLDIPRLVLDGIEVVGSLVGTRQDLREAFEFAAENKVTPKVQLRKLEEINDIFEEMENGTITGRMVIKF; from the coding sequence ATGAGAGCAGCAGTTGTAACAAAAGATCACAAAGTAAGTATTGAGGACAAAAAGTTAAGAGCTTTAAAACCTGGTGAAGCATTAGTACAAACGGAATATTGTGGTGTTTGTCATACTGATTTACACGTTAAGAATGCCGATTTTGGTGATGTTACAGGGATTACTTTAGGTCATGAAGGTATTGGTAAAGTCATCGAAGTTGCTGATGATGTTGAATCATTAAAAATTGGAGACCGTGTGTCTATCGCTTGGATGTTCGAAAGCTGTGGAAGATGTGAATATTGCACAACAGGTCGTGAAACACTTTGCCGTAGTGTGAAAAATGCTGGTTATACAGTAGATGGTGCAATGGCTGAACAAGTTATTGTTACTGCAGACTATGCTGTGAAAGTACCTGAAAAATTAGATCCAGCAGCAGCGTCTTCTATTACATGCGCAGGTGTAACAACTTATAAAGCAGTAAAAGTAAGTAATGTAAAACCTGGACAATGGCTAGGTGTATTTGGTATCGGTGGTTTAGGTAACCTAGCTTTACAATATGCTAAAAACGTTATGGGTGCAAAAATTGTTGCTTTCGATATCAACGATGACAAATTAGCATTTGCGAAAGAATTGGGTGCAGATGCCATTATTAATTCTAAAAATGTAGACCCAGTTGCAGAAGTTATGAAATTAACTGATAACAAAGGATTAGATGCAACAGTAGTAACTTCAGTTGCTAAGACACCATTTAACCAAGCGGTTGATGTTGTAAAGGCTGGTGCAAGAGTTGTTGCCGTTGGTTTACCTGTTGATAAAATGAACTTAGATATCCCAAGATTAGTGCTTGATGGTATTGAAGTAGTAGGTTCACTTGTTGGTACAAGACAAGACTTACGTGAAGCGTTTGAATTTGCTGCTGAAAATAAAGTAACACCTAAAGTTCAATTAAGAAAATTAGAAGAAATCAATGATATTTTTGAAGAAATGGAAAATGGTACAATAACTGGTAGAATGGTTATTAAATTTTAA
- a CDS encoding DUF1934 domain-containing protein: MDKKVSIQTKQVLKQHNEKDKFEFTTEGTWQQRQSNFIRYVEQIEDATVNVTIKVDDDSVKLIRKGDINMNLHFVEGQTTTTFYDISAGRIPLEVKTLRILHFVSGDGGKLKIHYELYQDNEKMGSYQYEINYKEISE, translated from the coding sequence TTGGATAAAAAAGTAAGTATTCAAACAAAGCAAGTGTTGAAACAGCACAACGAAAAAGATAAATTTGAATTTACTACTGAAGGTACTTGGCAACAAAGGCAATCTAACTTTATTCGGTATGTAGAACAAATTGAGGATGCAACAGTTAATGTTACAATAAAAGTGGATGATGATAGTGTTAAGTTGATTCGTAAGGGCGACATTAATATGAATTTGCATTTTGTTGAAGGACAAACGACAACAACTTTTTACGATATATCGGCTGGACGAATACCACTAGAAGTTAAAACATTACGCATTTTACATTTCGTAAGTGGAGACGGTGGCAAGTTAAAGATTCATTATGAATTATACCAAGATAATGAAAAAATGGGTTCTTATCAATATGAAATTAACTATAAGGAGATAAGCGAATGA